A stretch of Sinimarinibacterium sp. NLF-5-8 DNA encodes these proteins:
- a CDS encoding cytochrome ubiquinol oxidase subunit I, with the protein MMSEELVDLSRLQFAVTAMYHFLFVPLTLGMVWLLVIMESVYVMTGKIIYKDMTRFWGKLFGINFALGVTTGLTLEFQFGTNWAYYSHYVGDIFGAPLAIEGLMAFFLESTFIGLFFFGWDRLSKPQHLLVTILMAVGTNLSALWILIANGWMQNPVGAEFNFDTMRMELTDFWAVIFNPDAQAKFVHTVSAGYVTGAMFVLSISAWYLLKGRDVEFAKRSFRIAAAFGLAAVGSVIVLGDESGYTVGEAQQTKMAAIEAMWETDPAPAPFNLIAKINEAEQKNDWAIQIPWVMGLIGTRSISKQIPGIHEIKEKNHHRIVSGLEAAKALKRLRANRDDAEALAIFEQHKADLGFGLLLRKYVHDYDEVTPDLIQRAVDSTIPRVTPMFWSFRLMVGIGFLMLALFALATWATLKPYQPGQHRWLLRWALWSLPLPWIACELGWFVAEYGRQPWTIYGVLPTHLSVSNISVANVYGSLAGFIAFYTVLLVIEMYLMIRFARLGPGSLGTGRYRSEPAHH; encoded by the coding sequence ATGATGAGCGAAGAGCTGGTTGACCTGTCGCGGCTGCAATTTGCCGTCACCGCGATGTATCACTTTTTATTTGTGCCGCTGACGCTGGGCATGGTCTGGCTTTTGGTGATCATGGAGTCGGTGTATGTCATGACCGGCAAGATCATCTACAAGGACATGACCCGCTTCTGGGGCAAGCTGTTTGGCATCAACTTTGCGCTGGGCGTCACCACGGGGCTGACGCTGGAGTTCCAGTTTGGCACCAATTGGGCGTATTACTCGCATTACGTCGGCGATATTTTTGGTGCGCCGTTGGCAATCGAGGGCCTGATGGCGTTTTTTCTGGAATCGACCTTCATCGGCCTGTTCTTTTTTGGCTGGGATCGCCTGAGCAAGCCGCAGCATTTGCTGGTGACGATTCTGATGGCGGTGGGTACTAACCTGTCGGCGCTGTGGATTCTGATCGCCAATGGCTGGATGCAAAACCCGGTGGGTGCCGAGTTCAACTTTGACACCATGCGCATGGAACTCACCGATTTTTGGGCGGTGATCTTCAATCCCGATGCGCAAGCCAAGTTTGTGCATACCGTCTCCGCAGGCTATGTCACCGGCGCGATGTTCGTGCTGTCGATTTCGGCGTGGTATTTGCTCAAGGGGCGTGATGTCGAGTTTGCCAAGCGCAGCTTTCGCATTGCCGCTGCATTTGGTCTGGCTGCGGTGGGGTCGGTGATCGTGCTGGGGGATGAGTCGGGCTATACCGTCGGCGAGGCGCAGCAAACCAAGATGGCGGCAATCGAGGCGATGTGGGAAACCGATCCGGCACCCGCGCCGTTCAATCTGATTGCCAAAATCAACGAAGCCGAACAGAAAAATGACTGGGCGATCCAGATTCCCTGGGTGATGGGGCTGATCGGCACGCGCTCGATCAGCAAACAGATTCCGGGCATCCACGAAATCAAAGAGAAAAACCACCACCGCATTGTTTCAGGTCTTGAGGCCGCCAAGGCACTCAAGCGCCTGCGCGCCAACCGTGACGATGCCGAGGCGCTGGCGATATTTGAGCAGCACAAGGCCGATCTGGGGTTCGGTTTGTTACTGCGCAAATACGTTCATGACTATGACGAGGTCACGCCTGATCTGATCCAGCGCGCGGTGGACAGCACCATCCCTCGGGTGACGCCGATGTTTTGGTCGTTCCGGCTGATGGTGGGGATCGGCTTTTTGATGCTGGCGCTGTTTGCGCTGGCGACCTGGGCCACCCTCAAACCGTATCAGCCGGGGCAGCACCGCTGGTTGCTGCGCTGGGCCCTGTGGTCATTGCCGCTGCCGTGGATTGCCTGCGAACTGGGCTGGTTCGTTGCCGAATACGGACGCCAGCCGTGGACGATTTACGGCGTGCTGCCGACGCATCTGTCAGTGTCCAACATCAGCGTTGCCAATGTGTATGGCTCGCTGGCCGGGTTCATTGCCTTTTACACCGTTCTGCTGGTCATCGAGATGTATCTGATGATCCGCTTTGCACGGCTGGGGCCGGGCAGCCTTGGCACCGGGCGTTATCGGTCAGAACCCGCTCACCACTAG
- the cydB gene encoding cytochrome d ubiquinol oxidase subunit II, whose product MFDYETYKLIWWGLIGILLIGFAIMDGHDMGVGTLLPWVARSDVERRVVINTVGPHWDGNQVWFVTGGGAIFAAWPMIYATAFSGFYWAMLAALWALFLRPVGFDFRSKINDPRWRSSWDWGLFVGSVVPPIIFGVAFGNLLLGVPFTFDEMLVSTYSGSFWALLNPFALLCGVVSSAMVTMHGGIYLAHRSEGQIAARARRAATVSGLLLLLAFTAAGFWVATLDGYVISSSVDPNAVPDPMGKTVIREAGAWLGNYRSEPLTLLVPLLAYMGVIMALWLLRVRRSGWAFVSSALALAAVVATAGVSMFPFLLPSSSDPRASLTVWDSTSSHLTLGIMFWVSLILVPLIVLYTSWAYRVMRGKVTAEQIQRNSHSAY is encoded by the coding sequence ATGTTCGATTACGAAACCTACAAACTCATCTGGTGGGGATTGATCGGCATTCTGCTGATCGGCTTTGCCATCATGGACGGTCACGACATGGGCGTGGGCACGCTGCTGCCATGGGTGGCGCGCAGCGATGTGGAGCGCCGGGTGGTGATCAACACCGTGGGGCCGCACTGGGATGGCAATCAGGTGTGGTTCGTGACGGGCGGCGGCGCCATCTTTGCCGCCTGGCCGATGATCTATGCCACCGCATTCAGCGGTTTTTACTGGGCGATGCTGGCGGCGCTATGGGCGCTGTTCTTGCGCCCGGTGGGGTTTGATTTCAGAAGCAAAATCAATGATCCACGCTGGCGCAGCAGTTGGGATTGGGGGCTGTTTGTGGGCAGCGTTGTTCCCCCCATCATCTTTGGCGTGGCGTTTGGCAACCTGTTGCTGGGCGTGCCGTTTACCTTTGATGAGATGTTGGTGTCCACCTACAGCGGCAGCTTTTGGGCACTGCTCAATCCGTTTGCCTTGCTGTGCGGGGTGGTCAGCAGCGCCATGGTGACGATGCATGGTGGGATCTATCTGGCACATCGCAGCGAAGGCCAGATCGCCGCGCGCGCGCGGCGCGCGGCAACGGTGTCGGGCCTGCTGTTATTGCTGGCGTTTACGGCGGCTGGTTTTTGGGTGGCGACGCTCGATGGTTATGTGATCAGCTCCAGTGTCGATCCCAATGCAGTGCCCGATCCAATGGGTAAAACGGTGATTCGTGAAGCGGGCGCGTGGCTGGGCAATTACCGTTCAGAGCCGCTGACGCTGCTGGTGCCATTGCTGGCTTATATGGGCGTGATCATGGCGTTATGGCTGCTGCGCGTGCGCCGTAGCGGATGGGCCTTTGTGTCCTCGGCGCTGGCGCTGGCGGCGGTTGTGGCAACGGCAGGCGTGTCGATGTTTCCGTTTCTGCTGCCCTCATCCAGCGACCCGCGCGCCAGCCTCACCGTTTGGGACAGCACGTCCAGCCATCTGACTCTGGGGATCATGTTCTGGGTCTCGCTGATCCTGGTGCCGCTGATCGTGCTCTACACCAGTTGGGCATATCGGGTCATGCGCGGCAAGGTCACGGCTGAACAGATTCAACGCAACTCACACAGCGCCTATTGA
- the cydX gene encoding cytochrome bd-I oxidase subunit CydX, which yields MWYFAWVLGVGFAVLLAILNAMWGENEEARFSAESYPVATGARADDAQD from the coding sequence ATGTGGTATTTCGCATGGGTTTTAGGGGTGGGCTTTGCCGTGCTGCTGGCGATCTTGAACGCCATGTGGGGCGAAAACGAAGAAGCGCGTTTCAGCGCTGAGTCGTATCCCGTGGCTACGGGCGCGCGCGCCGATGACGCGCAAGACTGA
- a CDS encoding cyd operon YbgE family protein, which translates to MTRKTEPAASATHLAWLPLLCGLGLMLVITVYPGWLADAQGKADHSAATLACLAMAAGFVRGVGFVPQNKIARALLGGWACAIYGGLLLLRLYG; encoded by the coding sequence ATGACGCGCAAGACTGAACCGGCGGCGTCTGCGACGCACTTGGCCTGGCTGCCGCTGCTGTGTGGCCTGGGTCTGATGCTGGTGATCACGGTTTATCCTGGCTGGCTGGCAGATGCCCAAGGCAAGGCCGATCACAGTGCCGCCACGCTGGCGTGCCTGGCAATGGCAGCCGGGTTTGTCCGGGGCGTGGGTTTTGTGCCGCAAAACAAGATCGCGCGCGCCCTGCTGGGCGGCTGGGCGTGCGCGATTTATGGCGGATTATTGCTGTTGCGCCTGTATGGTTGA
- a CDS encoding rhodanese-like domain-containing protein: MKPWVLTAAILSTSSFGFAAGAPPSPQPLLAAAQAQIQEVSGSAARAAIEAADVVIDVREPDEYASAHLPGAMNLPRGMLEFKVAALAPSASSKIVVYCRTGQRGALAAKTLQDMGYTRVQSLAGGLAAWQAEQTPSTIQAQQQ, translated from the coding sequence ATGAAACCTTGGGTACTGACCGCAGCGATTCTGAGCACGAGCAGCTTTGGTTTTGCCGCAGGCGCCCCACCCTCACCACAACCGCTGCTCGCAGCAGCGCAGGCACAGATCCAGGAAGTCAGCGGCTCTGCCGCGCGCGCGGCGATCGAAGCCGCCGATGTGGTCATTGATGTGCGTGAGCCCGATGAATACGCCAGCGCGCACCTGCCCGGCGCGATGAATCTGCCGCGCGGCATGCTGGAGTTCAAGGTGGCGGCTCTGGCGCCATCGGCCAGCAGCAAAATCGTCGTGTACTGCCGCACCGGACAACGCGGCGCGCTGGCGGCCAAGACCCTGCAGGACATGGGCTATACCCGGGTGCAATCACTGGCCGGTGGACTGGCCGCGTGGCAGGCCGAACAAACACCCTCAACCATACAGGCGCAACAGCAATAA
- a CDS encoding DUF6691 family protein: MRLLTSLLAGLLFGTGLIVSGMANPQKVVAFLDLGGQWDPSLAFVMGGAIIAMLIPTLWAKRRRTSLLGAPMQMPTRRDVDPRLIGGATLFGMGWGIAGICPGPAVVLLPTGHWQALTFFAAMVVGMEMFSWLERRKARALGAAAVTP, encoded by the coding sequence ATGCGTTTACTCACCTCACTGCTGGCGGGCCTGCTGTTTGGCACGGGGCTGATCGTCTCCGGCATGGCCAATCCGCAAAAAGTCGTGGCGTTTCTGGATCTTGGCGGCCAATGGGATCCCTCGCTGGCCTTTGTCATGGGCGGTGCCATCATCGCCATGCTGATCCCCACGCTGTGGGCCAAACGCAGGCGCACCTCGCTGCTCGGCGCCCCCATGCAAATGCCCACCCGCCGCGACGTCGATCCGCGACTGATTGGCGGTGCCACCTTGTTTGGCATGGGTTGGGGAATTGCCGGTATCTGCCCGGGGCCTGCGGTGGTGTTGCTGCCCACCGGCCACTGGCAAGCCCTGACGTTTTTTGCCGCGATGGTCGTGGGCATGGAAATGTTTTCGTGGCTTGAGCGCCGTAAAGCGCGCGCGCTCGGCGCCGCTGCGGTGACACCATGA
- a CDS encoding YeeE/YedE family protein yields MTLDWQAFTPWASLIGGLMIGAASALFLLANGRIAGISGLLGAALQRGAEGRAEKFIFLLGLVAAPVLWMLFKGEPEIRFQSNALGLIVAGLLVGVGTRYGSGCTSGHGVCGISRFSPRSMIAVATFMTAGFVTVFVLRHWLEG; encoded by the coding sequence ATGACCCTGGATTGGCAAGCCTTCACGCCGTGGGCGTCTCTGATCGGCGGACTGATGATCGGTGCGGCATCGGCGTTGTTTCTGCTCGCCAATGGCCGCATCGCCGGGATCAGCGGCCTGCTCGGGGCAGCGCTTCAGCGCGGCGCTGAAGGGCGCGCCGAAAAGTTCATCTTTTTGCTGGGACTGGTGGCTGCGCCGGTGTTGTGGATGCTGTTCAAGGGCGAGCCGGAAATCCGCTTTCAAAGCAACGCGCTGGGCTTGATCGTGGCAGGGCTGCTGGTCGGTGTTGGCACGCGCTATGGCAGCGGCTGCACCAGCGGCCACGGCGTTTGTGGCATCTCCCGGTTTTCACCACGCTCGATGATTGCGGTGGCCACGTTCATGACGGCAGGCTTTGTCACCGTTTTTGTCTTGCGCCATTGGCTGGAGGGTTGA
- a CDS encoding metalloregulator ArsR/SmtB family transcription factor, translated as MSNITQTLDDLQRLRNSSAQASALLKALSNPDRLQLLCQLSQGECSVGELETLVGIQQPTLSQQLGVLRRENLVRTRRDGKQIFYAIDSEPALAVIQTLYRLFCAKKDVS; from the coding sequence ATGAGCAACATCACCCAAACCCTTGATGACCTTCAACGGCTGCGCAACAGCAGCGCGCAGGCCAGTGCTTTACTCAAGGCGCTGAGCAATCCTGACCGGCTGCAACTGCTGTGCCAACTCTCGCAAGGCGAGTGCAGTGTTGGCGAACTTGAAACCCTGGTCGGGATTCAGCAACCCACATTGTCCCAGCAGCTCGGCGTGCTGCGCCGCGAGAATCTGGTGCGAACACGCCGGGACGGCAAGCAAATCTTTTACGCCATCGACAGCGAACCGGCGCTGGCGGTGATCCAGACCCTGTACCGGTTGTTTTGTGCAAAAAAGGATGTGTCATGA
- the cysC gene encoding adenylyl-sulfate kinase — protein sequence MVDQKATNVHWHDGEVTRAQRHALLGQKGATIWFTGLSGSGKSTVAVALEKALHQQGRLVYRLDGDNVRLGINKNLGFSAEDRAENIRRIGEIAKLFVDAGVIVLSSFVSPYRADRDQVRALHADGGMDFVEVFVDVPLAEAEKRDPKGLYKKARAGLIKQFTGIDDPYEAPQAPELVLPSHQMTLEQEVDALLALLRARGILPA from the coding sequence TTGGTCGATCAAAAAGCCACCAATGTTCATTGGCATGACGGGGAAGTCACGCGCGCGCAGCGGCATGCGCTGCTCGGGCAAAAAGGGGCAACGATCTGGTTTACCGGCCTGTCTGGTTCCGGCAAAAGCACCGTTGCCGTGGCTCTGGAAAAAGCGCTGCATCAGCAAGGGCGGCTGGTGTACCGGCTCGATGGCGACAACGTGCGCCTGGGGATCAACAAAAATCTGGGTTTTTCTGCCGAAGATCGCGCTGAAAACATCCGTCGCATTGGTGAAATCGCCAAACTGTTTGTCGATGCCGGCGTGATTGTGCTGTCCAGTTTTGTGTCGCCCTACCGCGCCGACCGCGACCAGGTGCGCGCGCTGCACGCCGATGGCGGCATGGACTTTGTTGAAGTGTTTGTGGATGTGCCGCTGGCCGAAGCTGAAAAGCGCGACCCCAAAGGGCTGTACAAAAAAGCGCGCGCGGGACTGATCAAGCAATTCACCGGCATTGATGACCCGTATGAAGCGCCGCAAGCCCCGGAACTGGTGCTGCCCAGCCACCAGATGACACTGGAACAGGAAGTGGACGCGCTGCTGGCGCTGCTGCGCGCGCGCGGCATTTTGCCTGCCTGA
- the sat gene encoding sulfate adenylyltransferase yields the protein MMTPHGSDTLNPLYVADDAARAKLQAEAENLPSLLLSSAAAANAVMLGAGYFNPLKGYMNLADALSVAKDLKTSSGLFWPVPIVNLTKETGFSAGQRIALRDPNVEGHPVLAVMDLDAVEAVSNEQITTMAEQIFGTLDPQHPGVATFTGLGNTLLSGPIQVLNYSYFPHDFPDTFRTAVQIREEIAQRGWKTVVAFQTRNPMHRAHEELCRMAKERLNADGVVVHMLLGKLKAGDVPAAVRDACIREMVKTYFEPNTVMIAGYGFDMLYAGPREATLHALFRQNMGATHFIVGRDHAGVGSFYGPFDAQTIFKERVPEGALKIQIFAADHTAWSKKLNRVVMMREAPDHTQDDFIILSGTKVRQMLGQGIAPPPEFSRPEVAKILMDYYQSIDGK from the coding sequence ATGATGACCCCGCACGGTTCAGACACGCTGAATCCGCTTTATGTGGCCGACGACGCCGCGCGCGCCAAACTGCAAGCCGAAGCCGAAAACCTGCCCTCGCTGCTGCTGTCCTCCGCCGCCGCCGCCAACGCGGTGATGCTCGGCGCGGGTTACTTCAACCCGCTCAAGGGCTATATGAATCTGGCCGATGCGCTGTCGGTGGCCAAAGACCTGAAAACCAGCAGCGGCCTGTTCTGGCCGGTGCCGATCGTCAACCTGACAAAAGAAACGGGCTTCAGCGCCGGTCAACGCATCGCCCTGCGCGACCCCAACGTTGAAGGCCATCCGGTTTTGGCGGTGATGGATCTCGACGCCGTTGAAGCTGTCAGCAACGAGCAAATCACCACCATGGCCGAGCAAATCTTCGGCACGCTCGACCCCCAGCATCCCGGTGTCGCCACCTTCACCGGGCTCGGCAACACCCTGCTGTCCGGCCCGATCCAGGTGCTCAACTACAGCTACTTTCCGCACGACTTTCCCGACACCTTCCGCACCGCCGTACAAATCCGCGAAGAAATCGCCCAGCGTGGCTGGAAAACCGTTGTCGCCTTCCAGACCCGCAACCCGATGCACCGCGCGCACGAAGAACTCTGCCGCATGGCCAAAGAGCGCCTCAACGCCGATGGCGTGGTCGTGCACATGCTGCTCGGCAAGCTCAAGGCCGGTGACGTGCCCGCCGCCGTGCGCGATGCCTGCATTCGCGAAATGGTCAAAACCTACTTTGAACCCAACACCGTGATGATCGCCGGCTACGGCTTTGACATGCTCTACGCCGGCCCGCGCGAAGCCACGCTGCACGCGCTGTTCCGGCAGAACATGGGCGCCACCCACTTCATCGTGGGGCGCGATCACGCCGGTGTCGGCAGTTTCTACGGCCCGTTTGACGCGCAAACCATCTTCAAAGAGCGCGTCCCCGAAGGCGCGCTCAAAATCCAGATCTTTGCCGCTGATCACACCGCCTGGAGCAAAAAGCTCAACCGCGTGGTGATGATGCGCGAAGCCCCGGATCACACCCAGGACGACTTCATCATTCTCTCCGGCACCAAAGTGCGGCAAATGCTCGGACAGGGCATCGCCCCGCCGCCCGAGTTTTCACGCCCCGAAGTGGCCAAGATTTTGATGGACTACTATCAGTCGATCGACGGCAAATAA
- the trxB gene encoding thioredoxin-disulfide reductase, whose amino-acid sequence MSTQHHRLIILGSGPAGYTAAVYAARANLKPALITGLEVGGQLTTTTEVDNWPGDVEGLMGPDLMARMQKHAERFDTQIIYDHIHSADVTSRPFTLTGDQGSYTCDALIIATGASARYLGLDSEQAFRGKGVSACATCDGFFYRGQDVAVIGGGNTAVEEALYLANIANKVTLVHRRDTLKGEKILHDKLFAKQAEGKVEIIWDSTLQDVLGDASGVTGMTIQNLKTGSTRKIDLKGVFIAIGHSPNTQLFDGQLKMNGGYISVHSGSQGNATATSVPGVFAAGDVQDHIYRQAITSAGTGCQAALDAERYLDQLKVS is encoded by the coding sequence ATGAGCACCCAACACCACCGCCTCATCATCCTCGGCTCCGGCCCGGCCGGATACACCGCTGCCGTTTACGCCGCGCGCGCGAATCTGAAACCGGCACTGATCACCGGCCTGGAAGTGGGCGGTCAGCTCACCACCACCACCGAAGTGGATAACTGGCCGGGCGATGTGGAAGGCTTGATGGGCCCGGATTTGATGGCGCGGATGCAAAAGCACGCCGAGCGCTTTGATACGCAGATCATTTATGACCACATCCACAGCGCCGACGTCACCTCGCGTCCGTTCACCCTGACCGGCGATCAGGGCAGCTACACCTGCGATGCGCTGATCATCGCCACCGGCGCCAGCGCGCGCTATCTGGGGCTGGACAGCGAACAGGCGTTTCGCGGCAAGGGCGTCTCCGCCTGCGCCACCTGCGACGGCTTTTTCTATCGCGGGCAAGACGTGGCGGTGATTGGTGGCGGCAACACGGCGGTGGAAGAAGCCTTGTACCTCGCCAACATCGCCAACAAGGTCACGCTGGTGCACCGCCGCGACACCCTCAAGGGCGAAAAAATCCTGCACGACAAGCTCTTTGCCAAACAGGCCGAAGGCAAGGTGGAGATCATCTGGGATTCCACCTTGCAAGACGTGCTGGGCGATGCCAGCGGCGTCACCGGCATGACGATCCAGAACCTCAAGACCGGCAGCACCCGCAAGATTGATTTGAAAGGCGTGTTCATCGCCATCGGCCACTCGCCCAACACGCAGTTGTTTGACGGCCAGTTGAAGATGAACGGCGGCTACATCAGCGTTCACTCCGGCAGTCAGGGCAACGCCACCGCCACCAGCGTCCCCGGCGTGTTTGCGGCCGGTGATGTGCAGGATCACATCTACCGCCAGGCGATCACCTCAGCCGGAACCGGCTGCCAGGCAGCGCTGGATGCCGAGCGCTATCTGGATCAGCTCAAGGTGAGTTGA
- the phoB gene encoding phosphate regulon transcriptional regulator PhoB, translated as MTIKNTDLLPERRVLIVEDDPAIRSLLRMALTRAGFVADEAADAACARVRMAEARPDLILMDWMMPGTSGVELARELKAQHTTRDIPIIMLTARAQEDDKVHGLNVGCDDYVAKPFSHPELIARIHAVLRRSTPGGTEQRIGIGRLVVDLAAQRVSVDGEPVKLGPSEYRLLQFFVSHPDRVYTREQVLDRVWGQGVYIEERTVDVHIRRLRKALEPHGCEAMLQTVRGSGYRFSDQP; from the coding sequence ATGACGATAAAAAACACCGACCTGCTACCTGAACGCCGCGTGTTGATCGTGGAAGATGATCCGGCGATTCGGTCCCTGCTGCGCATGGCGCTGACGCGCGCGGGTTTTGTGGCCGACGAAGCGGCGGATGCCGCCTGCGCGCGCGTGCGCATGGCCGAGGCGCGTCCCGATCTGATTTTGATGGACTGGATGATGCCGGGTACGTCCGGCGTGGAGCTGGCGCGCGAACTCAAGGCGCAGCACACAACCCGTGATATTCCGATCATCATGCTCACCGCGCGCGCGCAGGAGGATGACAAAGTGCATGGGCTCAACGTCGGCTGTGACGATTACGTCGCCAAGCCGTTTTCGCATCCCGAACTGATTGCGCGCATCCATGCCGTGCTGAGGCGGAGTACGCCCGGCGGCACGGAGCAGCGCATCGGCATTGGCAGGCTGGTGGTCGATCTTGCTGCGCAGCGCGTCAGCGTGGACGGCGAGCCGGTGAAGTTGGGGCCGAGTGAATATCGGCTGCTGCAATTCTTCGTTAGCCATCCCGACCGCGTGTATACGCGCGAACAGGTGCTCGACCGCGTGTGGGGGCAGGGCGTCTACATCGAAGAACGCACCGTAGACGTCCACATTCGCCGTTTGCGCAAGGCACTGGAACCGCATGGTTGCGAGGCAATGCTGCAAACCGTGCGCGGCTCCGGCTATCGCTTTTCGGATCAGCCATGA
- the phoR gene encoding phosphate regulon sensor histidine kinase PhoR — MSARDRAHARQLWSWWLDEGFRVAMYVGSGAFLGAWLWHWQSGALVGLLVCVAVSSHRLMVLRRWQQSPQSERLPEVDGLWGEVFDGALDRQRKFRKKKKRLARLLGEFQASTAALPFGAVVLGKNGEMLWFNNAARTLLGLCAPRDTGLRITNLLRHPAFVHYFESGQESGQESSQESSQESSESDAEIDLPSPVNDSRTLALRIVAYGSGQRLLVVRDVSERVYFDTARRDFVANASHELRTPLTVLRGYLEMMQADAETDALAPWKNPIDDMHAQVMRMEALITDMLTLARVEAAGGQTREDMLDTPALLERDVAQAEALSAGSHRFDVYIDPALMLQGDARQWQSLAGNLLSNAVRYTPAEGVITVYWRSVADDGAQLVVRDTGIGISEADIPRLTERFYRVDQGRAHITGGGTGLGLSIVKHALQAFDAQLHIESAPGQGSTFTCTFPSHRVSRLALPA; from the coding sequence ATGAGCGCGCGCGACAGGGCGCACGCGCGGCAGCTCTGGAGCTGGTGGCTGGACGAAGGCTTTCGGGTGGCGATGTACGTCGGCAGCGGCGCGTTTCTCGGGGCGTGGCTGTGGCATTGGCAATCGGGCGCGCTGGTCGGGTTGCTGGTGTGCGTGGCCGTCAGCAGCCATCGCTTGATGGTGTTGCGCCGTTGGCAGCAAAGCCCGCAATCCGAACGCCTGCCGGAAGTGGACGGCCTGTGGGGTGAAGTGTTCGACGGCGCGCTGGATCGCCAGCGCAAATTCCGCAAAAAGAAAAAACGCCTGGCCCGATTGCTGGGCGAATTTCAGGCGTCCACGGCGGCGCTGCCGTTTGGCGCGGTGGTGCTGGGCAAAAACGGCGAAATGCTGTGGTTCAACAACGCCGCGCGCACGCTGCTGGGGCTGTGCGCGCCGCGCGATACCGGCCTGCGCATCACCAACCTGCTGCGCCATCCCGCGTTTGTCCACTATTTTGAAAGCGGCCAAGAAAGCGGCCAAGAAAGCAGCCAAGAAAGCAGCCAAGAAAGCAGTGAAAGTGATGCCGAGATCGACCTGCCCTCGCCAGTCAACGACAGCCGCACGCTCGCCCTGCGCATTGTCGCCTACGGCAGCGGACAACGCCTGCTGGTGGTGCGCGACGTGTCGGAGCGCGTCTATTTCGACACCGCGCGGCGCGACTTTGTGGCCAACGCTTCGCATGAACTGCGCACGCCACTGACCGTGCTGCGCGGCTATCTGGAGATGATGCAGGCCGACGCGGAAACCGACGCGCTCGCGCCGTGGAAAAACCCCATTGATGACATGCACGCGCAGGTGATGCGCATGGAAGCGCTGATCACCGACATGCTGACGCTGGCGCGAGTGGAAGCCGCAGGCGGACAGACACGAGAAGACATGCTGGACACTCCGGCTTTGCTGGAACGTGACGTGGCGCAGGCTGAAGCCCTTTCGGCGGGCAGCCATCGGTTTGATGTTTACATCGACCCTGCGTTGATGCTGCAAGGCGACGCGCGCCAGTGGCAAAGTCTGGCCGGTAATTTGCTCTCCAACGCCGTGCGCTACACGCCCGCCGAAGGCGTCATTACCGTCTACTGGCGCAGCGTCGCCGACGACGGTGCACAACTGGTCGTGCGCGATACCGGCATCGGCATCAGCGAAGCCGACATTCCGCGGCTGACCGAACGCTTCTATCGCGTCGATCAAGGCCGCGCGCACATCACCGGCGGCGGCACCGGATTGGGCTTGTCCATTGTCAAACACGCGCTGCAAGCCTTTGACGCGCAACTCCACATCGAAAGCGCGCCGGGGCAGGGCAGTACGTTTACCTGCACGTTTCCTTCTCACCGAGTGTCTCGGCTTGCTTTGCCTGCGTGA